The following coding sequences are from one Rattus rattus isolate New Zealand chromosome 11, Rrattus_CSIRO_v1, whole genome shotgun sequence window:
- the Cracd gene encoding cancer-related regulator of actin dynamics isoform X1, with translation MGARAFSHDSIFIPDGGAESEQTVQAMSQDSILGKVKTLQRQLGKNIKFGQRPSNVIPMKKAGSADASSEEDFVLTSPMEIVTQQDIVLSDTENKSSDTPSSSSPLNLPEAGSDMEEKVAPVKPSRPKRHISSAGTIESVNLDAIPLAIARLDNSAAKHKLSVKPKNQRVSRKHRWLAQDRQNAPGSFESQSSLDQNGQLGEDKHIAQGEEPEPLESHEEKRLQEDYWRELEAKCKRQKAEAAEKRRLEEQRRQALERRLWEESLRQELLEEEEEEEAEEVGLLLQAGKAPPEEGPQSGLEEQRCAEQELGEADDPTRLEAEERRREQEKAERQAEELRQREEAERQAEKLRQREEAERQEEELRQREAERQEEELRQREAENQEEKLRQREAEKQEEEVRQREVEGQEEELKQREAKRQEEELRQREEAERQEKLRQREAQRQEEEEELRQREAERQEKLRQHEAERQEEELRQRERQRAQEEEAKRMPQEEDEAKRMEELKGREKEAPEPLVEEGSQGPEGESQPWLTDDADQQSPLQRDLENPGEREDLVSAGQRDIPEEQRGEVEMAIEPVEQSGDLGAHFGGVDGVDVEGKEASQIDNPQPQERQKEGTPAPEEKEATAADIDRKVEELRWQEVDERQTMPRPYTFQVSSGSRQILFPKVNLSPVTPAKDASLAPAAQEPPAPRGAASHALPSALSIPHTAILVTGAQLCGPAVNLSQIKDSACKSLLGLSEEKRPADVPTVEPRAGGGKSKPAPESPSNAAALAEWASIRSRILKNSEGDQRGDREPARAGDEPAPRARCDSRGNVRKTPPVNAKFSIMPAWQKFSDSGAESFKQSTDGESVRKKPGPAPSEEATPQPLPAGAPELQRNLEKQEVSQEPPDTTDGCKFAKDLPSFLVPGLPSPQKAASRTESTTSLDSETTSDVGSPDPAMPGGEEKTSPFGIKLRRTNYSLRFHCDQQAEQKKKKRYSSTGDSVDGDAPPGERNPEATLLKQGPSLPQERKPALAPRRDSAESHPSGHCVAAAVHPGLPPASGQPPAPEQDKVASKTPLSMQKPALAPKPASQTPPSSPLSKLSRPHVVELLTRRAGKPDSEPSEPAKENQESRDSQPPSPSLLDEPKGQKRDEKDVLEKKPASPPLPSSQQERPSLTPETGRKEKPMLQSRHSLDGSKLTEKAETAQPLWITLALQKQKGFREQQATREERKQAREAKQAEKLSKETASVSQQPGSSQVSKAGSVHKPAAPSEEKKPETAVSKLQRREQLKKSNTLPTSVTVEISDSAPSAPLVKEVTKRFSTPDAAPVSTEPAWLALAKRKAKAWSDCPQIIK, from the exons TCCAGTGATACACCAAGTTCCTCAAGTCCTCTAAATCTACCTGAAGCCGGAAGCGACATGGAGGAGAAG GTTGCTCCGGTTAAACCCTCTCGGCCAAAAAGGCACATCTCTTCTGCAGGCACCATCGAAAGTGTCAACCTCGACGCCATCCCCCTGGCCATCGCTCGTCTGGACAACAGTGCTGCCAAGCACAAACTCTCTGTTAAGCCAAAAAACCAGAGGGTGTCAAGGAAGCACAGGTGGCTTGCCCAG GACCGACAGAATGCACCAGGCAGCTTTGAGAGTCAGTCCTCCCTGGACCAGAAcgggcagctaggagaagacaaACACATTGCACAAGGAGAGGAACCAGAACCTCTGGAGTCCCACGAGGAGAAAAGACTGCAGGAAGACTATTGGCGGGAACTCGAAGCCAAgtgcaaaaggcaaaaagctgAAGCCGCTGAGAAGAGGCGCCTGGAAGAGCAGAGGCGGCAGGCGCTGGAGAGGAGGCTTTGGGAGGAGAGCCTCAGACAGGagctgctggaggaggaggaggaggaggaggctgaagaGGTAGGCCTGTTGCTACAGGCAGGGAAGGCACCTCCAGAGGAAGGGCCTCAGTCTGGTCTGGAGGAACAGCGCTGTGCAGAGCAGGAGCTGGGGGAAGCCGATGACCCCACCCGCCTGGAGGCAGAAGAGCGCAGGCGTGAGCAGGAAAAGGCCGAGAGGCAGGCGGAGGAACTGAGGCAGCGCGAGGAGGCCGAGAGGCAGgcggagaaactgaggcagcgcGAGGAGGCCGAGAGGCAAGAGGAGGAACTGAGGCAACGCGAAGCCGAGAGGCAAGAGGAGGAACTGAGGCAGCGCGAGGCCGAAAATcaagaggagaaactgaggcagcgcGAGGCCgagaagcaagaggaggaagTAAGGCAACGTGAGGtcgaggggcaggaggaggaactGAAGCAGCGGGAAGCTAAAAGGCAAGAGGAGGAACTGAGGCAACGCGAggaggctgagaggcaggagaaactgaggcagcgcGAAGCccagaggcaagaggaggaggaggaactaaGGCAGCGGGAGGCTGAGAggcaagagaaactgaggcagcacgAGGCTGAAAGACAAGAAGAGGAACTAAGGCAGCGGGAGAGGCAGCGCgcccaggaggaggaagccaaGAGGATGCCGCAGGAGGAGGACGAGGCCAAGCGCATGGAAGAGCTGAAAGGTCGGGAAAAGGAGGCACCAGAGCCACTGGTGGAGGAAGGCTCGCAGGGTCcagaaggagagagccagcctTGGCTAACGGATGATGCTGACCAGCAAAGCCCACTGCAGCGGGACCTCGAGAACCCAGGGGAACGAGAAGACCTGGTATCCGCAGGGCAGAGAGACATCCCcgaggagcagagaggagaggtcGAGATGGCCATCGAGCCGGTGGAGCAGAGCGGAGACTTGGGCGCGCACTTCGGTGGTGTAGACGGTGTAGACGTGGAAGGGAAAGAAGCCTCGCAGATAGACAATCCGCAGCCtcaagagagacagaaggaaggcacGCCGGCCCCGGAGGAGAAGGAAGCTACCGCTGCAGACATCGATCGAAAGGTGGAGGAGCTCCGGTGGCAGGAGGTGGACGAGCGGCAGACCATGCCCCGGCCCTACACGTTTCAGGTATCCTCCGGGAGTAGGCAGATTCTCTTCCCCAAAGTCAACCTGAGCCCGGTGACACCCGCCAAGGACGCGAGCCTCGCCCCTGCGGCCCAGGAACCGCCCGCGCCCCGCGGTGCCGCCTCGCACGCCCTGCCCTCGGCGCTGAGCATCCCACACACGGCCATTCTGGTCACCGGAGCGCAGCTCTGCGGCCCTGCGGTCAACCTGAGCCAGATCAAGGACTCGGCGTGCAAGTCCCTCCTGGGCCTGTCAGAAGAAAAGCGCCCAGCGGACGTCCCCACGGTGGAGCCCAGGGCCGGCGGCGGGAAGTCCAAGCCTGCCCCAGAGTCACCGAGCAACGCGGCCGCGCTGGCCGAGTGGGCTTCCATTCGATCCAGGATCCTGAAGAACTCGGAGGGCGACCAGCGTGGCGACAGAGAGCCGGCCAGGGCCGGGGACGAGCCAGCGCCCCGAGCGAGGTGCGATTCCCGAGGGAACGTACGCAAGACGCCGCCAGTCAACGCCAAGTTctccatcatgcctgcctggcagAAATTCTCAGACAGCGGCGCAGAGAGCTTCAAACAGAGCACGGACGGCGAGAGCGTGAGGAAAAAGCCAGGGCCAGCGCCCAGCGAAGAGGCGACACCCCAGCCTCTACCTGCAGGGGCTCCCGAACTCCAGAGGAACCTGGAGAAGCAAGAGGTAAGCCAGGAACCCCCAGACACCACTGACGGATGCAAATTTGCCAAAGACCTTCCATCTTTCCTCGTCCCGGGCCTGCCCTCTCCACAGAAAGCTGCGTCCCGCACAGAGTCCACGACCTCCTTGGACAGCGAGACCACGAGTGATGTAGGAAGCCCCGACCCTGCGATGCCGGGAGGTGAGGAAAAGACCTCGCCCTTTGGAATAAAACTGAGAAGGACCAACTACTCCCTGCGCTTCCACTGTGACCAACAGGccgaacagaagaagaaaaagaggtacAGCAGCACGGGAGACAGCGTGGATGGGGACGCCCCTCCTGGAGAGAGAAATCCTGAAGCCACGCTCCTCAAGCAAGGCCCATCCCTTCCCCAGGAGAGAAAGCCAGCCCTAGCCCCTCGGAGGGACTCTGCTGAAAGCCATCCTAGCGGTCACTGTGTTGCTGCTGCAGTCCACCCTGGGCTTCCACCGGCCAGTggccagcccccagccccagagcAAGACAAGGTAGCGAGCAAAACGCCGCTGTCCATGCAGAAGCCGGCCCTGGCTCCCAAGCCTGCCAGCCAGACTCCACCTTCATCCCCACTCTCCAAACTGAGCAGACCCCACGTAGTGGAGCTTCTCACTAGGCGAGCTGGGAAGCCCGACTCCGAGCCCAGCGAGCCTGCCAAGGAGAACCAGGAGAGCAGGGATAGCCAGCCACCCTCACCATCACTGCTGGACGAGCCGAAGGGGCAGAAGAGGGATGAGAAAGATGTGCTAGAAAAGAAGCCTGCTTCCCCGCCTCTGCCGTCCAGTCAGCAAGAGAGACCTTCCCTAACTCCCGAAACAGgtagaaaag AGAAGCCCATGCTTCAGAGCAGGCACTCCCTCGATGGCTCCAAGTTGACAGAGAAAGCTGAAACTGCTCAGCCACTGTGGATAACATTGGCACTACAAAAGCAGAAGGGATTTCGTGAGCAGCAAGCAACTCGGGAGGAGAGGAAGCAAGCCCGGGAGGCGAAGCAAGCAGAAAAGCTCTCCAAAGAAACC GCCAGTGTCAGCCAACAGCCCGGAAGCAGTCAGGTGAGCAAAGCTGGGTCGGTGCACAAGCCTGCTGCTCCGTCTGAAGAGAAGAAGCCAGAAACGGCGGTGTCCAAGCTCCAGCGCAGAGAGCAGCTGAAAAAGTCCAACACTCTCCCCACGTCTGTGACAG TGGAGATCTCAGACTCTGCGCCCTCAGCACCGCTGGTAAAAGAGGTCACCAAGAGGTTCTCCACCCCAGATGCTGCCCCCGTGTCCACAGAACCTGCCTGGCTGGCTTTggccaaaagaaaagcaaaggcctGGAGCGACTGCCCACAAATTATTAAGTAA
- the Cracd gene encoding cancer-related regulator of actin dynamics isoform X5: MGARAFSHDSIFIPDGGAESEQTVQAMSQDSILGKVKTLQRQLGKNIKFGQRPSNVIPMKKAGSADASSEEDFVLTSPMEIVTQQDIVLSDTENKSSDTPSSSSPLNLPEAGSDMEEKVAPVKPSRPKRHISSAGTIESVNLDAIPLAIARLDNSAAKHKLSVKPKNQRVSRKHRWLAQDRQNAPGSFESQSSLDQNGQLGEDKHIAQGEEPEPLESHEEKRLQEDYWRELEAKCKRQKAEAAEKRRLEEQRRQALERRLWEESLRQELLEEEEEEEAEEVGLLLQAGKAPPEEGPQSGLEEQRCAEQELGEADDPTRLEAEERRREQEKAERQAEELRQREEAERQEEELRQREAENQEEKLRQREAEKQEEEVRQREVEGQEEELKQREAKRQEEELRQREEAERQEKLRQREAQRQEEEEELRQREAERQEKLRQHEAERQEEELRQRERQRAQEEEAKRMPQEEDEAKRMEELKGREKEAPEPLVEEGSQGPEGESQPWLTDDADQQSPLQRDLENPGEREDLVSAGQRDIPEEQRGEVEMAIEPVEQSGDLGAHFGGVDGVDVEGKEASQIDNPQPQERQKEGTPAPEEKEATAADIDRKVEELRWQEVDERQTMPRPYTFQVSSGSRQILFPKVNLSPVTPAKDASLAPAAQEPPAPRGAASHALPSALSIPHTAILVTGAQLCGPAVNLSQIKDSACKSLLGLSEEKRPADVPTVEPRAGGGKSKPAPESPSNAAALAEWASIRSRILKNSEGDQRGDREPARAGDEPAPRARCDSRGNVRKTPPVNAKFSIMPAWQKFSDSGAESFKQSTDGESVRKKPGPAPSEEATPQPLPAGAPELQRNLEKQEVSQEPPDTTDGCKFAKDLPSFLVPGLPSPQKAASRTESTTSLDSETTSDVGSPDPAMPGGEEKTSPFGIKLRRTNYSLRFHCDQQAEQKKKKRYSSTGDSVDGDAPPGERNPEATLLKQGPSLPQERKPALAPRRDSAESHPSGHCVAAAVHPGLPPASGQPPAPEQDKVASKTPLSMQKPALAPKPASQTPPSSPLSKLSRPHVVELLTRRAGKPDSEPSEPAKENQESRDSQPPSPSLLDEPKGQKRDEKDVLEKKPASPPLPSSQQERPSLTPETGRKEKPMLQSRHSLDGSKLTEKAETAQPLWITLALQKQKGFREQQATREERKQAREAKQAEKLSKETASVSQQPGSSQVSKAGSVHKPAAPSEEKKPETAVSKLQRREQLKKSNTLPTSVTVEISDSAPSAPLVKEVTKRFSTPDAAPVSTEPAWLALAKRKAKAWSDCPQIIK, translated from the exons TCCAGTGATACACCAAGTTCCTCAAGTCCTCTAAATCTACCTGAAGCCGGAAGCGACATGGAGGAGAAG GTTGCTCCGGTTAAACCCTCTCGGCCAAAAAGGCACATCTCTTCTGCAGGCACCATCGAAAGTGTCAACCTCGACGCCATCCCCCTGGCCATCGCTCGTCTGGACAACAGTGCTGCCAAGCACAAACTCTCTGTTAAGCCAAAAAACCAGAGGGTGTCAAGGAAGCACAGGTGGCTTGCCCAG GACCGACAGAATGCACCAGGCAGCTTTGAGAGTCAGTCCTCCCTGGACCAGAAcgggcagctaggagaagacaaACACATTGCACAAGGAGAGGAACCAGAACCTCTGGAGTCCCACGAGGAGAAAAGACTGCAGGAAGACTATTGGCGGGAACTCGAAGCCAAgtgcaaaaggcaaaaagctgAAGCCGCTGAGAAGAGGCGCCTGGAAGAGCAGAGGCGGCAGGCGCTGGAGAGGAGGCTTTGGGAGGAGAGCCTCAGACAGGagctgctggaggaggaggaggaggaggaggctgaagaGGTAGGCCTGTTGCTACAGGCAGGGAAGGCACCTCCAGAGGAAGGGCCTCAGTCTGGTCTGGAGGAACAGCGCTGTGCAGAGCAGGAGCTGGGGGAAGCCGATGACCCCACCCGCCTGGAGGCAGAAGAGCGCAGGCGTGAGCAGGAAAAGGCCGAGAGGCAGGCGGAGGAACTGAGGCAGCGCGAGGAGGCCGAGAG GCAAGAGGAGGAACTGAGGCAGCGCGAGGCCGAAAATcaagaggagaaactgaggcagcgcGAGGCCgagaagcaagaggaggaagTAAGGCAACGTGAGGtcgaggggcaggaggaggaactGAAGCAGCGGGAAGCTAAAAGGCAAGAGGAGGAACTGAGGCAACGCGAggaggctgagaggcaggagaaactgaggcagcgcGAAGCccagaggcaagaggaggaggaggaactaaGGCAGCGGGAGGCTGAGAggcaagagaaactgaggcagcacgAGGCTGAAAGACAAGAAGAGGAACTAAGGCAGCGGGAGAGGCAGCGCgcccaggaggaggaagccaaGAGGATGCCGCAGGAGGAGGACGAGGCCAAGCGCATGGAAGAGCTGAAAGGTCGGGAAAAGGAGGCACCAGAGCCACTGGTGGAGGAAGGCTCGCAGGGTCcagaaggagagagccagcctTGGCTAACGGATGATGCTGACCAGCAAAGCCCACTGCAGCGGGACCTCGAGAACCCAGGGGAACGAGAAGACCTGGTATCCGCAGGGCAGAGAGACATCCCcgaggagcagagaggagaggtcGAGATGGCCATCGAGCCGGTGGAGCAGAGCGGAGACTTGGGCGCGCACTTCGGTGGTGTAGACGGTGTAGACGTGGAAGGGAAAGAAGCCTCGCAGATAGACAATCCGCAGCCtcaagagagacagaaggaaggcacGCCGGCCCCGGAGGAGAAGGAAGCTACCGCTGCAGACATCGATCGAAAGGTGGAGGAGCTCCGGTGGCAGGAGGTGGACGAGCGGCAGACCATGCCCCGGCCCTACACGTTTCAGGTATCCTCCGGGAGTAGGCAGATTCTCTTCCCCAAAGTCAACCTGAGCCCGGTGACACCCGCCAAGGACGCGAGCCTCGCCCCTGCGGCCCAGGAACCGCCCGCGCCCCGCGGTGCCGCCTCGCACGCCCTGCCCTCGGCGCTGAGCATCCCACACACGGCCATTCTGGTCACCGGAGCGCAGCTCTGCGGCCCTGCGGTCAACCTGAGCCAGATCAAGGACTCGGCGTGCAAGTCCCTCCTGGGCCTGTCAGAAGAAAAGCGCCCAGCGGACGTCCCCACGGTGGAGCCCAGGGCCGGCGGCGGGAAGTCCAAGCCTGCCCCAGAGTCACCGAGCAACGCGGCCGCGCTGGCCGAGTGGGCTTCCATTCGATCCAGGATCCTGAAGAACTCGGAGGGCGACCAGCGTGGCGACAGAGAGCCGGCCAGGGCCGGGGACGAGCCAGCGCCCCGAGCGAGGTGCGATTCCCGAGGGAACGTACGCAAGACGCCGCCAGTCAACGCCAAGTTctccatcatgcctgcctggcagAAATTCTCAGACAGCGGCGCAGAGAGCTTCAAACAGAGCACGGACGGCGAGAGCGTGAGGAAAAAGCCAGGGCCAGCGCCCAGCGAAGAGGCGACACCCCAGCCTCTACCTGCAGGGGCTCCCGAACTCCAGAGGAACCTGGAGAAGCAAGAGGTAAGCCAGGAACCCCCAGACACCACTGACGGATGCAAATTTGCCAAAGACCTTCCATCTTTCCTCGTCCCGGGCCTGCCCTCTCCACAGAAAGCTGCGTCCCGCACAGAGTCCACGACCTCCTTGGACAGCGAGACCACGAGTGATGTAGGAAGCCCCGACCCTGCGATGCCGGGAGGTGAGGAAAAGACCTCGCCCTTTGGAATAAAACTGAGAAGGACCAACTACTCCCTGCGCTTCCACTGTGACCAACAGGccgaacagaagaagaaaaagaggtacAGCAGCACGGGAGACAGCGTGGATGGGGACGCCCCTCCTGGAGAGAGAAATCCTGAAGCCACGCTCCTCAAGCAAGGCCCATCCCTTCCCCAGGAGAGAAAGCCAGCCCTAGCCCCTCGGAGGGACTCTGCTGAAAGCCATCCTAGCGGTCACTGTGTTGCTGCTGCAGTCCACCCTGGGCTTCCACCGGCCAGTggccagcccccagccccagagcAAGACAAGGTAGCGAGCAAAACGCCGCTGTCCATGCAGAAGCCGGCCCTGGCTCCCAAGCCTGCCAGCCAGACTCCACCTTCATCCCCACTCTCCAAACTGAGCAGACCCCACGTAGTGGAGCTTCTCACTAGGCGAGCTGGGAAGCCCGACTCCGAGCCCAGCGAGCCTGCCAAGGAGAACCAGGAGAGCAGGGATAGCCAGCCACCCTCACCATCACTGCTGGACGAGCCGAAGGGGCAGAAGAGGGATGAGAAAGATGTGCTAGAAAAGAAGCCTGCTTCCCCGCCTCTGCCGTCCAGTCAGCAAGAGAGACCTTCCCTAACTCCCGAAACAGgtagaaaag AGAAGCCCATGCTTCAGAGCAGGCACTCCCTCGATGGCTCCAAGTTGACAGAGAAAGCTGAAACTGCTCAGCCACTGTGGATAACATTGGCACTACAAAAGCAGAAGGGATTTCGTGAGCAGCAAGCAACTCGGGAGGAGAGGAAGCAAGCCCGGGAGGCGAAGCAAGCAGAAAAGCTCTCCAAAGAAACC GCCAGTGTCAGCCAACAGCCCGGAAGCAGTCAGGTGAGCAAAGCTGGGTCGGTGCACAAGCCTGCTGCTCCGTCTGAAGAGAAGAAGCCAGAAACGGCGGTGTCCAAGCTCCAGCGCAGAGAGCAGCTGAAAAAGTCCAACACTCTCCCCACGTCTGTGACAG TGGAGATCTCAGACTCTGCGCCCTCAGCACCGCTGGTAAAAGAGGTCACCAAGAGGTTCTCCACCCCAGATGCTGCCCCCGTGTCCACAGAACCTGCCTGGCTGGCTTTggccaaaagaaaagcaaaggcctGGAGCGACTGCCCACAAATTATTAAGTAA